The Ooceraea biroi isolate clonal line C1 chromosome 11, Obir_v5.4, whole genome shotgun sequence genome includes a region encoding these proteins:
- the LOC105275380 gene encoding uncharacterized protein LOC105275380, giving the protein MKTDISDPWCGTVSTTNGVDTPASNCFEDSFLDQDIDHRRLSDSEQYLQKLYSRLKVLQGGTTKKDLVTSLSVAKEDCIARLITSGNKPQSEEEAELAANPLIRHIAPHLQALTASELVHLLKADVLQASTEAEQEPNITRESQADQSVDNNSGDGN; this is encoded by the exons ATGAAGACCGACATTAGTGACCCTTGGTGTGGAACGGTTTCGACGACCAACGGCGTCGACACGCCCGCTAGTAATTGCTTCGAGGACTCCTTCCTGGACCAGGATATCGATCATCGACGGTTGTCCGACTCGGAACAATACCTGCAAAAGCTCT ATTCCAGATTGAAAGTTCTGCAAGGTGGTACCACGAAGAAGGACCTCGTGACGTCGCTATCGGTTGCAAAGGAAGATTGCATCGCGCGTCTAATCACTTCTGGGAACAAGCCCCAGTCTGAGGAAGAAGCAGAACTGGCAGCAAATCCTCTGATAAGGCACATAGCCCCACATTTGCAG gcTTTAACAGCAAGCGAATTAGTCCATCTCTTGAAAGCGGACGTGCTTCAAGCATCTACTGAAGCTGAGCAAGAGCCAAACATCACCAGGGAATCACAAGCGGATCAATCAGTAGATAACAATTCAGGAGACGGTAATTAG
- the LOC105275379 gene encoding sepiapterin reductase, producing the protein MSIEALSGKVFLVVTGASRGIGRQIAITFGSLLEKGSHMLLLARDLNALCEVTESISPIVNVDAVRMDLSKATKTDLEEAILKTLKGTTREAFDRVVLVHNVGSLNQKLLNELTDLNDWRAYYDLNFFVPAVLNAVVMNLFDSKTNTKKVIINITSLYGIQAFIGSGYYCTAKAAREMYFKVFALENPDVDVLSYSPGPVDTDMLTFLCENIIDPENKEKFREMRKNKTILSPEQSINRLVEVLKAHKYKSAEHVDYYTPL; encoded by the exons ATGTCGATTGAGGCGCTGTCCGGTAAAGTCTTCTTGGTAGTAACCGGTGCGAGTCGTGGCATCGGTCGACAAATCGCGATAACGTTTGGCTCGCTGCTGGAGAAAGGTTCGCACATGCTCTTACTGGCGCGAGACCTTAATGCTCTGTGTGAAGTCACAGAAAGTATATCTCCCATCGTGAATGTCGATGCGGTGAGAATGGATTTGAGTAAAGCGACAAAAACTGATCTCGAAG AAGCCATACTGAAAACTCTGAAAGGAACTACTCGCGAGGCGTTCGACCGAGTGGTCCTAGTGCACAATGTGGGCAGTCTAAATCAAAAACTGCTGAACGAGTTGACAGACCTGAATGACTGGAGAGCGTACTACGACTTGAATTTTTTCGTGCCCGCTGTGTTGAATGCGGTGGTTATGAATCTCTTCGATTCGAAGACGAACACCAAGAAagtaattatcaatataactTCTCTGTATGGTATTCAGGCGTTTATTGGCAGTGGTTACTATTGCACGGCGAAAGCAGCACGGGAAATGTATTTTAAG GTCTTTGCGTTGGAGAATCCCGACGTTGACGTATTGTCTTACAGTCCGGGGCCCGTCGACACGGATATGCTTACTTTCTTATGTGAAAACATTATTGATCCTGAAAATAAGGAAAAGTTTCGCGAAATGCGAAAGAacaagaccatcttaagtccAGAACAGAGCATTAATCGTCTTGTGGAGGTATTGAAGGCACATAAGTATAAATCGGCGGAACATGTGGATTATTACACTCCATTGTAG
- the LOC113562883 gene encoding uncharacterized protein LOC113562883: VTDFRLKVLQGGTTKKDLVTSLSVAKEDCIARLITSGNKPQSEEEAELTTNPMIRHIDPHFIIHPQALPASELVHLLKADVLQATTKAEQEPNITRESQADQSVDNTSGNGK; this comes from the exons GTAACAGATTTCAGATTGAAAGTTCTGCAAGGCGGTACCACGAAGAAGGACCTCGTGACGTCGCTATCGGTTGCAAAGGAAGATTGCATCGCGCGTCTAATCACTTCTGGGAACAAGCCCCAGTCTGAGGAAGAAGCTGAATTGACAACGAATCCTATGATACGACACATAGACCCACATTTCATTATACACCCGCAG GCTTTACCGGCAAGCGAATTAGTCCATCTCTTGAAAGCGGACGTGCTTCAAGCAACCACCAAAGCCGAGCAAGAGCCAAACATCACCAGGGAATCACAAGCGGATCAATCGGTGGATAACACTTCAGGAAACGGCAAGTAG
- the LOC105275385 gene encoding sepiapterin reductase isoform X1: protein MSVEALSGKVFLVVTGASRGIGRQIALTFGSLLEKGSHMLLLARDLNALCEVKKSIPPIVNVDAVRMDLSKATKTDLEEAILKTLKGTTREAFDRVVLVHNVGSLVAKLLNELTDLNDWRTYYDLNFFVPAVLNAVVMNLFDSKTNTKKVIINLTSFTAIQAFIGTGYYCTVKVAREMYFKVFASENPDVDVLSYGPGAVDTDMFTFLCENVLDPVHKEHLRELWKNKIVISPEQSINHLVEVLKAHKYKPAEHVDYYDPL, encoded by the exons ATGTCGGTTGAGGCGCTGTCCGGTAAAGTCTTCTTGGTGGTAACCGGTGCGAGTCGTGGCATCGGTCGACAAATCGCGCTAACGTTTGGCTCGCTGCTGGAGAAAGGTTCGCACATGCTCTTATTGGCGCGAGACCTCAATGCTCTGTGTGAAGTCAAAAAAAGTATACCTCCCATCGTGAATGTCGATGCGGTCAGGATGGATTTGAGTAAAGCGACCAAAACCGATCTCGAAG AAGCCATACTGAAAACTCTGAAAGGAACTACTCGCGAGGCGTTCGACCGAGTGGTCCTAGTGCACAATGTGGGAAGTCTAGTGGCAAAACTGCTGAACGAGTTGACAGATCTGAATGACTGGAGAACGTACTACGACTTGAATTTTTTCGTGCCCGCTGTGTTGAATGCGGTGGTTATGAATCTCTTCGATTCGAAGACGAACacgaaaaaagtaattatcaatttaacttCTTTCACCGCTATTCAGGCGTTTATCGGCACTGGTTACTATTGCACGGTGAAAGTAGCACGGGAAATGTATTTTAAG GTCTTTGCGTCGGAGAATCCCGACGTTGACGTATTGTCTTACGGTCCGGGAGCCGTCGACACAGATATGTTTACTTTCTTATGCGAAAACGTTCTTGATCCCGTACATAAGGAACACTTACGCGAATTGTGGAAGAACAAGATTGTCATAAGTCCAGAACAGAGCATTAATCATCTTGTGGAGGTATTGAAGGCACATAAGTATAAACCGGCAGAacatgtggattattatgatcCATTGTAG
- the LOC105275385 gene encoding sepiapterin reductase isoform X2 has translation MSVEALSGKVFLVVTGASRGIGRQIALTFGSLLEKGSHMLLLARDLNALCEVKKSIPPIVNVDAVRMDLSKATKTDLEEAILKTLKGTTREAFDRVVLVHNVGSLVAKLLNELTDLNDWRTYYDLNFFVPAVLNAVVMNLFDSKTNTKKVFASENPDVDVLSYGPGAVDTDMFTFLCENVLDPVHKEHLRELWKNKIVISPEQSINHLVEVLKAHKYKPAEHVDYYDPL, from the exons ATGTCGGTTGAGGCGCTGTCCGGTAAAGTCTTCTTGGTGGTAACCGGTGCGAGTCGTGGCATCGGTCGACAAATCGCGCTAACGTTTGGCTCGCTGCTGGAGAAAGGTTCGCACATGCTCTTATTGGCGCGAGACCTCAATGCTCTGTGTGAAGTCAAAAAAAGTATACCTCCCATCGTGAATGTCGATGCGGTCAGGATGGATTTGAGTAAAGCGACCAAAACCGATCTCGAAG AAGCCATACTGAAAACTCTGAAAGGAACTACTCGCGAGGCGTTCGACCGAGTGGTCCTAGTGCACAATGTGGGAAGTCTAGTGGCAAAACTGCTGAACGAGTTGACAGATCTGAATGACTGGAGAACGTACTACGACTTGAATTTTTTCGTGCCCGCTGTGTTGAATGCGGTGGTTATGAATCTCTTCGATTCGAAGACGAACacgaaaaaa GTCTTTGCGTCGGAGAATCCCGACGTTGACGTATTGTCTTACGGTCCGGGAGCCGTCGACACAGATATGTTTACTTTCTTATGCGAAAACGTTCTTGATCCCGTACATAAGGAACACTTACGCGAATTGTGGAAGAACAAGATTGTCATAAGTCCAGAACAGAGCATTAATCATCTTGTGGAGGTATTGAAGGCACATAAGTATAAACCGGCAGAacatgtggattattatgatcCATTGTAG